The following coding sequences lie in one Populus trichocarpa isolate Nisqually-1 chromosome 14, P.trichocarpa_v4.1, whole genome shotgun sequence genomic window:
- the LOC7469326 gene encoding uncharacterized protein LOC7469326, with the protein MASVRHQNFESNFSHFSHVHSLKLATKLLAPVCFFSVIFSYSSLLPFISNFMQFPSFNIDKNYVFLLCNGILVLIVKNSVLKISDSHLDSSANLYGEQNMKSGYSPHKLVEVSEITKPALVAEEKVVVEVEEVREDEQGGHGIIVVYEDEEEEEEEVIGLLSTEELNKKCDDFIRKMKDDIKFEAQQLIMVRY; encoded by the coding sequence ATGGCAAGTGTCAGGCATCAAAACTTTGAATCCAATTTTAGCCACTTCAGCCATGTCCACTCTCTCAAGCTAGCAACTAAGTTGTTAGCCCCAGTATGTTTCTTTTCTGtcatattttcttattcttctctGCTTCCTTTCATATCCAACTTCATGCAATTCCCTAGCTTCAATATTGACAAGAACTACGTGTTCCTCCTCTGCAATGGCATTCTAGTTTTGATTGTCAAGAACTCTGTTCTCAAAATCAGCGATTCTCATCTAGACAGCAGTGCCAACCTCTATGGAGAACAGAACATGAAGAGCGGATACAGTCCGCATAAACTAGTTGAAGTATCAGAGATCACGAAGCCAGCATTGGTCGCAGAGGAAAAGGTTGTCGTGGAAGTGGAAGAAGTACGAGAAGATGAACAAGGAGGTCATGGGATCATTGTTGTTTAtgaagatgaagaggaagaggaagaggaagtaATTGGGTTGCTTAGTACAGAGGAATTGAACAAGAAATGTGATGATTTTATAAGAAAGATGAAAGACGACATCAAATTTGAAGCTCAACAACTTATCATGGTTCGATATTAA